One Enterococcus silesiacus genomic window carries:
- a CDS encoding cell division protein FtsQ has protein sequence MTPWQKENLEYLKTQGDQPVWSPSVLSTEKEQEEDSIEDQASEAEEPSLEDSETLAKQKITYESFADRLPKIKEVRNKRLYRRLTLIVSVFLVAILIVLYFVSPLSKLGNVSVSGNKSVDSQSVIAQSKLEQGKSLWEQFGDRKIYEEKIQRQLPRIKKATISLNGINSFNIKVDEYKVVALESVNSIFHPILENGKILPEEMKAPVSGMPIFLNFKDQTIIKNLMNSYNKLPEDLKQNISEIRYTPSKANKELVHLHMKDANQVIVNISQLGEKMAYYSKVASQMEKAGFIDMEVGIFSYPFNNEADEESVEESSQAVE, from the coding sequence TTGACCCCGTGGCAAAAAGAAAACCTAGAGTATTTAAAAACACAAGGCGATCAGCCAGTTTGGAGTCCTTCAGTCTTGTCTACTGAAAAAGAGCAGGAAGAAGACTCAATTGAAGATCAGGCGAGTGAAGCAGAAGAACCTTCCTTAGAAGATTCTGAAACACTAGCAAAACAAAAGATTACTTACGAATCTTTTGCAGACCGCTTACCAAAAATAAAAGAGGTAAGAAATAAACGATTATATCGTCGCTTAACGTTAATTGTCTCGGTATTTTTAGTTGCGATATTGATTGTCCTTTATTTTGTTTCTCCACTTAGTAAGTTAGGAAATGTCAGTGTTTCAGGTAATAAATCGGTTGACAGCCAAAGCGTCATTGCTCAATCTAAACTAGAGCAGGGCAAGAGTTTATGGGAGCAATTTGGAGATCGGAAAATCTATGAAGAAAAGATCCAACGTCAATTGCCGCGCATTAAAAAAGCAACGATTTCACTGAATGGCATCAACTCATTTAACATAAAAGTCGATGAATATAAAGTAGTTGCTTTAGAATCTGTAAATAGTATTTTTCATCCTATTTTGGAAAATGGCAAGATTTTACCAGAAGAAATGAAAGCACCTGTGAGCGGTATGCCGATTTTTCTGAATTTTAAAGATCAGACGATCATTAAAAACTTAATGAATTCTTATAATAAGTTGCCTGAGGATTTGAAGCAAAATATCTCAGAAATTCGTTATACTCCGTCTAAAGCAAATAAAGAATTGGTTCATCTTCACATGAAAGATGCCAATCAAGTCATCGTGAATATCTCTCAATTAGGGGAGAAAATGGCGTATTATAGCAAGGTAGCCAGCCAAATGGAGAAGGCAGGATTCATTGATATGGAAGTTGGGATTTTCTCATATCCTTTTAATAATGAAGCTGATGAAGAAAGTGTAGAAGAATCTTCACAGGCAGTAGAATAA
- a CDS encoding cell division protein FtsA, which produces MAKTGMYVGLDIGTTSVKVVVAEFIEGQMNIIGVGNAKSDGLNRGIIVDIDKTVNAIQRAVRQAEEKAGIQIKSVNVGLPANLLEVENCQGMIAVSSESKEITDEDVRNVASAALVRSTPPERQIVAILPQEFTVDGFEGIKDPRGMIGVRLEMFGVVFTGPKTIIHNTRKCVEKAGLTVNELVIMPLALTETVLSDGEKDFGTIVIDMGGGQTTTSVMHDKQLKFTHVNQEGGEFVTKDVSIVLNTSFNNAEALKINYGDAYPERTSVSEEFPVDVIGKSEPVKVDERYLSEVIEARVEQIFKKSKEVLDEIDALELPGGVILTGGGASLPGVVDLAQEIFDASVKLYVPNHMGLRNPVFTNVISIVEYSAQLNDIYHIAKGAIPGEKIKSSQPIAVQPEVQYDTYTDTPQDDYDDSEIHESGEKVTGKIKDFFSNIFD; this is translated from the coding sequence ATGGCAAAGACAGGAATGTATGTAGGCCTTGATATCGGTACAACATCAGTAAAAGTTGTAGTAGCTGAGTTTATCGAAGGTCAAATGAATATCATTGGCGTAGGAAACGCAAAATCTGATGGATTAAATCGAGGGATCATTGTCGATATCGATAAAACAGTAAATGCGATTCAAAGAGCAGTAAGACAAGCAGAAGAAAAAGCGGGAATTCAAATTAAAAGTGTGAATGTGGGGTTACCAGCAAACTTACTTGAAGTGGAAAATTGCCAAGGAATGATCGCTGTAAGTAGTGAGTCAAAAGAAATCACTGATGAAGATGTACGAAACGTAGCATCGGCAGCTCTGGTTCGTTCAACTCCTCCTGAACGTCAAATCGTAGCAATCTTGCCTCAAGAATTTACAGTAGATGGATTCGAAGGGATCAAAGATCCTAGAGGAATGATTGGCGTTCGTTTAGAAATGTTCGGAGTGGTCTTCACAGGTCCGAAAACAATTATTCATAATACAAGAAAATGTGTTGAAAAAGCTGGCTTGACGGTCAACGAATTAGTCATTATGCCGTTAGCTTTAACAGAAACAGTTCTTTCAGATGGTGAAAAAGATTTTGGTACCATCGTGATCGACATGGGCGGCGGTCAAACAACGACTTCTGTGATGCATGATAAACAATTGAAATTTACTCATGTGAATCAAGAAGGCGGAGAGTTTGTTACAAAAGATGTTTCTATCGTATTGAATACATCGTTCAATAATGCGGAAGCATTAAAAATCAATTATGGTGATGCTTATCCTGAAAGAACATCAGTCAGTGAAGAATTTCCTGTTGATGTAATCGGCAAATCAGAACCTGTAAAAGTTGATGAACGTTATCTTTCAGAAGTGATTGAAGCAAGAGTAGAACAAATCTTTAAAAAATCTAAAGAAGTATTAGACGAAATCGATGCTTTAGAACTTCCAGGTGGAGTGATCTTAACAGGCGGTGGCGCAAGCCTTCCAGGTGTAGTAGATTTAGCACAGGAAATTTTTGATGCAAGTGTGAAATTATACGTACCTAATCATATGGGATTACGCAATCCAGTCTTTACAAATGTGATCAGTATCGTAGAATATTCTGCTCAACTGAATGACATTTATCATATTGCTAAAGGTGCGATTCCAGGCGAAAAGATTAAATCATCACAGCCAATCGCAGTTCAACCAGAAGTGCAATATGATACTTATACAGATACACCTCAAGATGATTACGACGATTCTGAAATTCATGAATCTGGTGAAAAAGTTACAGGTAAAATCAAAGACTTCTTCTCAAACATTTTTGACTAA
- a CDS encoding cell division protein FtsZ has translation MEFSLDNNINNGAVIKVIGVGGGGGNAVNRMIDENVKGVEFIAANTDVQALKNSKAETVIQLGPKYTRGLGAGSQPEVGQKSAEESEQVLSDALQGADMIFITAGMGGGTGTGAAPVVAKIAKELGALTVGVVTRPFSFEGPKRGRFAAEGIALLKENVDTLLIISNNRLLEVVDKKTPMLEAFREADNVLRQGVQGISDLITAPGYVNLDFADVKTVMENQGTALMGIGVASGEDRVIEATKKAISSPLLETSIDGAEQVLLNITGGLDMTLFEAQDASDIVTSAATGDVNIILGTSINEDLGDEIRVTVIATGIDPSKKDRKPARQNRPTQIQTVQQAPVLDMEQSKPSQPQPQEETSAFGDWDIRREQNVRPKVEDTTFENVEKKDFETFHREEPSQNNDDELNTPPFFRRKR, from the coding sequence ATGGAATTTTCTTTAGATAATAACATTAACAATGGCGCTGTCATCAAAGTTATCGGTGTAGGCGGCGGCGGTGGTAATGCTGTTAACCGCATGATTGATGAAAACGTCAAAGGCGTTGAATTCATCGCTGCGAATACAGACGTACAAGCCCTTAAAAACTCAAAAGCAGAAACAGTGATTCAACTTGGTCCTAAATATACACGCGGTTTAGGTGCTGGATCTCAACCAGAAGTCGGTCAAAAATCAGCAGAAGAAAGTGAACAAGTACTTTCAGATGCGTTGCAAGGCGCAGATATGATCTTTATTACAGCTGGTATGGGCGGCGGAACAGGAACTGGAGCAGCACCCGTAGTTGCTAAAATCGCTAAAGAATTAGGTGCTTTAACAGTAGGTGTCGTTACAAGACCATTTAGTTTTGAAGGACCAAAACGCGGACGCTTTGCAGCAGAAGGAATTGCTCTGTTAAAGGAAAACGTTGATACATTATTGATTATTTCAAACAACCGTCTTTTAGAAGTTGTTGATAAAAAGACACCAATGCTTGAAGCGTTCCGTGAAGCAGATAATGTTTTACGTCAAGGTGTTCAAGGTATTTCAGATTTGATCACAGCACCAGGATATGTCAACTTGGACTTCGCTGATGTGAAGACTGTTATGGAAAATCAAGGCACTGCTTTGATGGGAATCGGTGTGGCTAGTGGTGAAGATCGTGTAATCGAAGCGACTAAAAAAGCTATTTCTTCTCCATTATTAGAAACATCTATTGATGGTGCTGAACAAGTGTTATTAAATATCACAGGTGGCTTGGACATGACCTTATTTGAAGCGCAAGATGCTTCTGATATTGTAACAAGTGCAGCAACTGGTGATGTAAATATTATTTTAGGTACATCAATCAATGAAGATTTAGGGGATGAAATTCGCGTAACAGTTATTGCAACTGGTATCGACCCATCAAAAAAAGACCGCAAACCAGCGCGTCAAAATAGACCTACTCAAATCCAAACAGTACAACAAGCACCAGTATTGGATATGGAGCAATCAAAACCCTCACAGCCACAACCACAAGAAGAAACAAGTGCATTTGGTGACTGGGATATCCGCCGTGAGCAAAATGTAAGACCTAAAGTCGAAGATACGACATTTGAAAATGTTGAGAAAAAAGATTTTGAAACATTTCATCGTGAAGAACCATCACAAAACAATGACGATGAGTTAAACACACCACCATTTTTCCGCAGAAAAAGATAG
- a CDS encoding YggS family pyridoxal phosphate enzyme gives MLVENLENINREIQLACQKSARSDDDVTMIAVTKSVGNETAKELAELGIENMAENRVDKLLAKKEALKNFSSIQWHLIGNLQRRKVKSIINEIDYFHALDSLKLAEEIQKRAEKQISCFVEVNITGEESKHGFKSDEVLDFIHQLAEFDRIKVVGLMTMAPLTASEQDLHGIFSRLTELRKAINNQHLSYAPCTELSMGMSNDFPIAIEEGATFVRIGTAIFRGA, from the coding sequence ATGCTAGTTGAAAACTTAGAAAATATAAATCGAGAAATTCAGCTAGCGTGTCAAAAATCTGCACGGTCAGACGATGATGTAACAATGATTGCCGTGACTAAATCAGTGGGAAATGAGACTGCCAAGGAGCTTGCTGAACTTGGTATTGAGAATATGGCTGAGAACCGAGTCGATAAATTACTAGCAAAAAAAGAGGCACTGAAAAATTTTTCATCTATTCAGTGGCATTTGATTGGTAATTTACAGCGTAGGAAGGTAAAATCAATAATAAATGAGATAGATTATTTTCATGCTTTAGACAGTTTAAAATTAGCAGAAGAAATCCAGAAGCGGGCGGAGAAACAAATCTCCTGTTTCGTTGAAGTGAATATAACTGGTGAAGAAAGTAAACACGGGTTCAAATCAGATGAAGTTCTTGATTTTATCCATCAATTAGCTGAGTTTGATCGAATAAAAGTCGTAGGTTTGATGACTATGGCACCGTTAACTGCTTCTGAGCAAGATCTTCACGGAATATTTTCTAGGCTAACAGAATTGCGAAAGGCAATAAATAATCAGCATCTGTCATATGCACCATGTACAGAGCTTAGCATGGGAATGAGTAATGATTTCCCGATTGCTATTGAAGAAGGTGCAACTTTTGTACGAATCGGAACAGCAATATTCAGAGGTGCGTAA
- a CDS encoding cell division protein SepF translates to MSIFSKNALSSFFGLSGEDEYDNYDEYEEQKVVNEQPRQTVRQTPAQAQVQRPTATEPLTEKPSARYRSTETHQDKKESRQETAFNEKKVVSMRSSNNSNSKRSQDTPSSSRPGKITILEPRVYSEAMNIAKHIIASDAVLINFHLVEENQARRIVDFLTGTVYALDGDIQRVGDEIFLCTPSNIEIDSATAQSLAKKQMFDF, encoded by the coding sequence ATGTCAATTTTTAGTAAAAATGCGTTATCGAGCTTTTTTGGATTATCTGGTGAAGATGAGTATGATAATTATGATGAATATGAAGAGCAAAAGGTTGTAAATGAACAGCCAAGACAGACGGTTCGACAAACACCAGCACAAGCACAGGTACAAAGACCGACTGCAACTGAGCCGTTAACCGAAAAACCATCTGCTCGTTATCGTTCAACAGAAACGCATCAAGATAAAAAAGAAAGCCGTCAGGAAACAGCATTTAATGAGAAAAAGGTTGTCTCCATGCGTAGTTCTAATAACTCAAATTCAAAACGTTCGCAAGACACACCTAGTTCAAGCAGACCAGGTAAAATTACCATTCTTGAACCGCGAGTGTATTCTGAGGCTATGAATATTGCGAAGCACATTATTGCAAGTGATGCAGTGTTGATTAATTTTCATTTAGTGGAAGAAAATCAAGCTAGAAGAATTGTTGACTTTCTTACAGGAACTGTTTATGCACTAGATGGAGACATTCAACGTGTAGGCGATGAAATTTTTCTTTGTACTCCATCAAACATTGAAATCGATAGTGCTACAGCACAATCGTTAGCTAAGAAACAAATGTTTGATTTTTAG
- a CDS encoding cell division protein — protein MALIIYILYKGVQIYSGLLIIYALLSWFPGAYDSTFGRLIARICEPYLSLFDRLNLRIGMVGFNVMIAIIVLNLAASGLGRILQAIMY, from the coding sequence ATCGCTTTAATTATATATATATTATATAAAGGTGTTCAAATCTATTCAGGACTTTTGATCATTTATGCATTACTATCTTGGTTCCCAGGAGCATATGATTCTACATTTGGTCGTTTGATTGCAAGAATTTGCGAACCTTATTTAAGTTTATTTGATCGATTAAATTTACGAATAGGCATGGTAGGTTTTAATGTAATGATTGCAATTATTGTATTGAATTTAGCCGCAAGTGGATTAGGACGGATTTTACAAGCCATCATGTATTAA
- a CDS encoding RNA-binding protein, with amino-acid sequence MNANVYQHFRKDEHPFIDSVGDWLEQVESQYAPYLSDFLDPRQAYILETLIRQNSELEFQFYGGYEQAERRRCLIFPDYYQPKEEDFDVELLEIVYPVKFSTLSHGKVLGTLVNTGIKREYFGDIISDSDRWQVFVAKEITSFVENQVEKIGKISVRLEKRKYTEMILPKDDWTHERTTISSLRLDNLISSVYNISRQRSKQLIESGKVKVNWTENTRPDFLVDLLDIVSIRGFGRIQIQELEGKTKKDKFRLLLGVLRK; translated from the coding sequence ATGAACGCAAATGTGTACCAACATTTTCGAAAAGATGAGCATCCTTTTATTGATTCTGTTGGTGATTGGCTGGAGCAAGTTGAAAGCCAATATGCTCCATATCTATCTGATTTTTTAGACCCAAGGCAGGCTTATATTTTAGAAACATTGATCCGACAAAATAGTGAACTTGAGTTTCAGTTCTATGGTGGGTATGAGCAAGCTGAACGGAGACGCTGCCTGATTTTTCCTGATTACTATCAACCAAAAGAGGAAGATTTTGATGTAGAATTGCTAGAAATCGTTTATCCTGTGAAATTCTCAACGTTATCTCATGGAAAGGTTTTGGGAACCTTAGTCAATACTGGGATCAAACGAGAATATTTTGGCGATATTATTTCTGACAGCGATCGCTGGCAAGTATTTGTTGCTAAAGAGATAACGAGTTTTGTTGAAAATCAGGTAGAAAAAATCGGGAAAATATCAGTAAGATTAGAAAAAAGAAAATATACAGAGATGATTCTTCCTAAAGATGACTGGACGCATGAACGGACAACAATAAGTTCGTTACGTCTGGATAATTTGATCTCTAGCGTATATAATATATCTAGACAGAGATCAAAACAATTGATCGAATCTGGAAAAGTCAAAGTGAATTGGACGGAGAATACAAGACCAGATTTCTTGGTGGATCTTTTAGATATTGTATCTATCAGAGGTTTTGGCCGAATCCAGATTCAAGAGTTAGAGGGGAAGACGAAAAAGGACAAGTTTCGTTTGTTACTGGGAGTTCTACGAAAATAA
- a CDS encoding cell division protein DivIVA: MALTPLDIQNKNFSIKMRGYNQDDVDDFLDQVTKDYEDSLQKTRELEKSLKHAEEKLQYFNELKDALNQSIIVAQDTADKVKTSANKESEVIVTSAENTANEMISSAEKRSSSLITSAEEKAKEILTDATDRARQLAAETDDLKKKTRVFHQRLSLMLEAQLEQVKSEEWNELLKPFSSYVSDSHTVIKEVLAEELDKSDDVVVETISTEQQTTIEQPTLEKAAMDPKAMLDLLNKDPK, encoded by the coding sequence ATGGCATTAACTCCATTAGATATTCAAAATAAGAACTTCTCTATAAAAATGAGAGGTTACAACCAAGATGATGTCGATGATTTCTTAGATCAAGTAACGAAAGATTATGAAGATTCTCTTCAAAAAACACGTGAGCTTGAGAAATCATTAAAACATGCAGAAGAAAAATTACAATATTTCAATGAATTAAAAGATGCGTTGAATCAATCAATTATTGTAGCGCAAGATACTGCAGATAAAGTAAAAACGAGTGCGAATAAAGAATCAGAAGTAATTGTAACATCTGCTGAAAACACAGCGAATGAAATGATTTCATCTGCTGAAAAGCGTTCAAGTAGTCTTATTACATCAGCAGAAGAAAAAGCAAAAGAAATTCTAACAGACGCAACAGATCGTGCGCGTCAATTAGCTGCTGAAACAGATGATTTGAAGAAGAAAACACGCGTCTTCCACCAACGTTTAAGTTTGATGCTAGAAGCACAATTAGAACAGGTGAAGAGTGAAGAGTGGAATGAGTTGTTAAAACCATTCTCAAGTTATGTAAGTGACTCTCATACAGTTATCAAAGAGGTCTTAGCAGAAGAACTTGATAAAAGTGATGATGTGGTGGTTGAGACAATATCCACCGAACAACAAACTACAATAGAGCAACCAACATTAGAAAAAGCTGCAATGGATCCAAAAGCAATGCTTGATTTGCTAAATAAAGATCCTAAATAA
- the ileS gene encoding isoleucine--tRNA ligase (IleRS; catalyzes the formation of isoleucyl-tRNA(Ile) from isoleucine and tRNA(Ile); since isoleucine and other amino acids such as valine are similar, there are additional editing function in this enzyme; one is involved in hydrolysis of activated valine-AMP and the other is involved in deacylation of mischarged Val-tRNA(Ile); there are two active sites, one for aminoacylation and one for editing; class-I aminoacyl-tRNA synthetase family type 1 subfamily; some organisms carry two different copies of this enzyme) — MKMKETLQLGKTAFPMRGNLPNREVEWQKDWEEQKIYEKRQELNEGKPTFVLHDGPPYANGNIHLGHSLNKISKDIIIRSKSMSGFRSPYVPGWDTHGLPIEQVLTNKGIKRKEMTLAEYREKCEEYARSQVDTQRADFKRLGVAGDWEHPYVTLDPTYEAAEIRVFGKMAEKGYIYKGLKPIYWSPSSESSLAEAEIEYKDVKSPSIYVAFKVVDGKGILDTDTSLVIWTTTPWTFPANLGISVNPTYQYVIVKAYGKKYVVAKDLLETVKEAIGWDDVEVLETISGKDMEYMTAQHPFYDRTSLVMLGDHVTLDAGTGLVHTAPGHGEDDYIVGKKYNLDVLSPVDNRGVFTDEAPGFEGIFYDKANPMITALLDEKDALLKLDFFTHSYPHDWRTKKPVIYRATPQWFASIDKFRQNILDEVEKVDWILPWGKTRLYNMIRDRGDWVISRQRAWGVPLPIFYAENGEAIITPETIEHVANLFAEHGSNVWFKREAKELLPEGFTHPGSPNGEFTKENDIMDVWFDSGSSHEAVLRQRPELTFPADMYLEGSDQYRGWFNSSITTSVAINGVAPYKAVLSQGFTLDGEGRKMSKSLGNTILPDKVIKQMGADILRLWVSSVDYEADVRVSMDILNQVSEVYRKIRNTMRFLLANTSDFEPKEHTVAYEELRSVDKYMMVRLNQVIQEIREKGYEKYNFMQIYRSVMNFLTVDLSSFYLDFAKDVVYIEAEDNYQRRCMQTVFYQIAVALTKLLTPIIPHTSEEIWSFLKEDEDYVQLAEFPGYVEFANQQELLDTWAAFMDFRDNVLKALEEARNSKLIGKSLEAKVTVYPNQQIHELLTAVDADIAQLLIVSDFEVAALTAEVPENVERFDDMSILVEKAPGETCERCRAVRTDVGEDEKLPHLCGRCATIVEGNYPEAVAEGFE, encoded by the coding sequence TTGAAAATGAAAGAAACATTACAGTTGGGAAAAACAGCTTTTCCAATGCGTGGTAATTTGCCAAACCGTGAGGTAGAATGGCAAAAAGACTGGGAAGAGCAAAAAATTTATGAAAAACGTCAAGAATTAAACGAAGGCAAACCGACTTTTGTTCTTCATGATGGGCCACCCTATGCCAACGGAAATATTCACTTAGGCCATTCGTTAAATAAAATCAGTAAAGATATCATTATCCGTTCAAAATCTATGTCTGGATTCCGCTCGCCCTACGTTCCAGGCTGGGATACACATGGATTACCGATCGAACAAGTACTGACAAACAAAGGAATTAAAAGAAAAGAAATGACCTTAGCTGAATATCGCGAAAAATGTGAAGAATATGCACGTTCACAAGTAGATACTCAACGTGCTGATTTCAAGCGTTTAGGTGTTGCTGGCGATTGGGAACATCCTTATGTCACATTAGATCCAACTTATGAAGCAGCTGAAATTCGTGTGTTTGGAAAAATGGCTGAAAAAGGCTATATCTACAAAGGCTTAAAACCAATTTACTGGTCTCCATCAAGTGAGTCTTCACTAGCTGAAGCTGAAATCGAATATAAAGATGTCAAATCACCATCTATTTATGTTGCATTTAAAGTGGTTGACGGCAAAGGAATCTTAGATACAGATACGTCATTGGTAATCTGGACGACAACGCCTTGGACATTTCCTGCAAACTTAGGAATTTCAGTAAATCCTACGTATCAATATGTTATTGTTAAAGCATACGGTAAAAAATACGTTGTTGCTAAAGATCTTTTAGAAACTGTAAAAGAAGCAATCGGCTGGGATGATGTTGAAGTTCTTGAAACGATTTCTGGTAAAGATATGGAATATATGACAGCACAACATCCATTTTACGATCGTACATCATTAGTTATGTTAGGGGATCATGTAACACTAGATGCTGGTACTGGGCTAGTTCATACGGCTCCAGGACATGGTGAAGATGACTATATCGTAGGGAAAAAATATAATTTAGACGTGCTTTCACCAGTGGATAATCGTGGTGTATTTACGGATGAAGCGCCTGGCTTTGAAGGCATCTTCTATGATAAAGCTAACCCAATGATCACTGCTTTACTGGATGAAAAAGATGCGTTATTAAAATTGGATTTCTTTACACATAGTTATCCACATGACTGGCGTACAAAGAAACCTGTCATTTATCGCGCAACTCCGCAATGGTTTGCATCAATTGATAAGTTCCGCCAAAATATCTTAGATGAAGTAGAAAAAGTCGATTGGATCCTACCTTGGGGGAAAACACGTCTTTACAATATGATTCGTGACCGTGGTGACTGGGTGATTTCTCGTCAACGCGCTTGGGGTGTTCCATTACCAATCTTCTATGCTGAAAATGGTGAAGCGATCATCACACCAGAAACAATCGAACATGTGGCGAATCTATTTGCTGAACATGGATCAAATGTCTGGTTTAAACGTGAAGCGAAAGAATTATTACCAGAAGGATTTACACATCCTGGTTCGCCAAATGGTGAATTTACGAAAGAAAATGATATCATGGATGTTTGGTTTGATTCTGGTTCTTCACATGAGGCAGTATTGCGTCAACGTCCAGAACTGACTTTTCCAGCTGACATGTATCTAGAAGGCTCTGATCAATACCGTGGCTGGTTTAATTCAAGTATTACAACAAGTGTAGCCATCAATGGGGTAGCGCCTTATAAAGCTGTTTTATCACAAGGTTTTACTTTGGACGGTGAAGGTCGTAAGATGAGTAAATCACTTGGAAATACGATCTTACCGGATAAAGTAATCAAACAAATGGGTGCGGACATTTTGCGCCTGTGGGTAAGTAGTGTGGATTATGAAGCGGACGTGCGAGTTTCAATGGATATCTTGAATCAAGTGTCTGAAGTGTACCGCAAAATCCGTAACACTATGCGTTTCTTATTAGCCAATACAAGTGATTTTGAACCAAAAGAGCACACTGTGGCATATGAAGAGTTGCGTTCTGTGGATAAGTATATGATGGTTCGTTTAAATCAAGTGATTCAAGAAATTCGTGAAAAAGGCTATGAAAAATACAACTTCATGCAAATTTATCGTTCAGTAATGAATTTCTTAACGGTTGATCTATCTTCGTTCTATTTGGATTTTGCTAAAGATGTTGTCTACATTGAAGCGGAAGATAACTATCAACGTCGTTGTATGCAAACAGTATTTTATCAAATCGCTGTGGCATTAACAAAACTATTAACACCGATCATTCCACATACCTCTGAGGAAATCTGGAGCTTCTTAAAAGAAGACGAAGATTATGTTCAGTTAGCTGAATTCCCAGGATATGTTGAGTTTGCTAATCAACAAGAATTACTAGATACATGGGCAGCATTTATGGACTTTAGAGATAATGTTCTAAAAGCGCTAGAAGAAGCAAGAAATTCCAAATTGATCGGTAAATCGTTAGAAGCCAAGGTAACTGTTTATCCTAATCAACAAATCCATGAGTTACTAACAGCTGTGGATGCAGATATCGCTCAATTATTGATTGTTTCTGATTTTGAGGTAGCGGCTTTAACAGCAGAAGTTCCTGAAAATGTTGAAAGATTCGATGATATGTCGATTCTTGTGGAAAAAGCACCAGGTGAAACATGCGAACGTTGTCGTGCAGTACGTACAGATGTTGGTGAAGATGAAAAATTACCACATTTATGTGGTCGTTGTGCTACAATTGTTGAAGGAAATTATCCAGAAGCTGTAGCTGAAGGATTTGAATAA